In Patescibacteria group bacterium, a genomic segment contains:
- a CDS encoding cold shock domain-containing protein yields the protein MTGTIKRLTDKGFGFIAIEGQEKDLFFHSNSLVGVEYNELHEGDTVSFETETSPKGMNAVNVQRA from the coding sequence ATGACTGGTACTATAAAAAGATTGACTGACAAAGGCTTCGGCTTTATAGCTATAGAAGGACAAGAGAAAGATTTATTCTTTCATAGTAATTCTTTAGTTGGTGTTGAGTACAATGAATTACATGAAGGTGATACTGTTTCTTTTGAAACAGAAACATCTCCAAAAGGAATGAATGCAGTTAACGTTCAACGTGCTTAA
- a CDS encoding nucleotidyltransferase domain-containing protein, whose protein sequence is MNKKESMLIVAIEIATCIIKKTNRIMHKTLLQSGFGVFMNLLEKFGNANKNIPNAPEIHDIFIFGSLATDEENPKDIDICVVDNGFFSWYFNEHKESREDAYHMLKENLNELFGLWFGSETEEIEKMANGFDVDLHLLPVDFFKDPKVRNRLLSKHDDPNFYRNSFYQVICLTPGDYYQKKVGVEYFQERYGKPLEDLKFF, encoded by the coding sequence ATGAATAAGAAGGAAAGCATGCTAATTGTAGCTATAGAGATAGCTACGTGCATAATCAAAAAAACCAATAGGATTATGCATAAAACCTTGCTACAAAGCGGTTTTGGGGTTTTTATGAACCTTCTAGAAAAATTTGGAAATGCCAACAAAAACATTCCCAATGCACCGGAGATCCACGATATATTTATATTTGGGTCTCTTGCGACTGATGAGGAAAATCCAAAAGACATAGACATCTGTGTCGTGGATAATGGTTTTTTTTCATGGTACTTCAATGAGCATAAAGAAAGCAGAGAGGACGCTTATCATATGCTCAAAGAAAACTTAAATGAACTCTTCGGCCTGTGGTTTGGATCAGAAACAGAGGAGATAGAAAAAATGGCTAATGGCTTTGATGTAGATTTACATCTTTTGCCAGTTGATTTTTTTAAAGATCCTAAAGTTAGGAATAGATTACTATCCAAACATGATGACCCAAACTTTTACAGAAATAGTTTTTATCAGGTAATATGTCTAACACCTGGTGACTACTATCAAAAAAAAGTGGGAGTGGAATATTTCCAAGAGAGGTATGGAAAACCTCTTGAGGATTTAAAATTCTTTTAA
- a CDS encoding fused MFS/spermidine synthase, translated as MKINKYILEIVTFVCGAVVMIFELVGSRILGPYFGTSIFVWTSLIGIILGSLSVGYYFGGKIADKNPNFKCLSFIIFLTIIFMGITFFIKDFLLINLQIIFSDIRVSSIIASFILFSPVSVLLGMVSPYVVKLKIESLDNSGSIVGNLYSISTAGSIIGTFISGFYLIPKFGTNKILIILLITLVIILLMLIMKKNTKIKLSIFIIIILSWFVIDKSNCLSFERNGFIDIDTAYNRIWIYDRVDQNTNKMVKTMGINNENHSSMFVDDDELVNEYTKYYHLAEHFNPNFRNTLMIGGAGYSFPKDFLIEYSDASIDVVEIDPKVTELAKKYFRLKDNARLNIYHEDARVYLNQTQKKYDVIFGDAFGSRYSLPYQLTTKEAIQKKYDILNDEGVVVLNIISAMEGEKGEFLRAEYATYKSIFPQVYLFPVIDSEDGNMVQNIILIALKSDKEPVFSSIDPKLNEYLKHIWKNNISTDIPVLTDDFAPVDYYINKVLKK; from the coding sequence CATCAATTTTTGTTTGGACTAGTTTAATTGGTATTATTTTAGGAAGTCTTAGTGTAGGATATTATTTTGGTGGAAAAATTGCAGACAAAAATCCAAATTTTAAATGTTTGTCATTTATTATATTTTTGACAATTATTTTTATGGGAATAACATTTTTTATAAAAGACTTTTTGCTCATTAATTTGCAAATTATTTTTAGTGATATTAGAGTCTCTTCTATTATCGCATCTTTTATTTTATTTTCTCCGGTAAGTGTATTATTAGGAATGGTTTCACCTTATGTTGTTAAATTAAAAATAGAAAGTTTAGATAATTCGGGATCAATTGTTGGTAATCTTTATTCTATTTCAACGGCTGGGAGTATTATAGGAACATTTATATCTGGTTTTTATTTGATTCCAAAGTTTGGCACAAATAAAATATTAATTATCTTATTAATAACATTAGTTATTATTTTATTAATGCTAATTATGAAAAAAAATACCAAAATTAAATTATCTATATTTATTATTATAATTTTGAGTTGGTTTGTAATTGATAAATCTAATTGTTTATCTTTTGAAAGAAATGGATTCATAGATATTGATACAGCTTATAATCGTATTTGGATTTATGATAGAGTAGATCAAAATACAAATAAAATGGTTAAAACAATGGGTATTAATAATGAAAACCATTCTTCTATGTTTGTAGATGATGACGAACTTGTAAATGAATATACAAAATATTATCACTTAGCAGAACATTTCAATCCTAATTTTCGAAACACTTTAATGATAGGTGGTGCCGGGTACTCATTTCCAAAAGATTTTTTGATTGAGTATTCTGATGCAAGTATTGATGTAGTTGAAATTGATCCAAAGGTTACTGAGCTTGCAAAAAAATATTTTAGATTAAAAGATAATGCAAGGTTAAATATTTATCATGAAGATGCCAGAGTGTATCTGAATCAAACACAAAAAAAATATGACGTAATTTTTGGAGATGCTTTTGGCTCACGTTATTCTTTGCCATATCAATTAACCACAAAAGAAGCTATACAAAAAAAATATGATATTTTAAATGACGAGGGAGTTGTTGTATTAAATATTATTTCAGCAATGGAAGGTGAAAAAGGAGAATTTTTAAGAGCAGAATACGCAACATACAAAAGCATATTTCCACAAGTTTATTTATTTCCAGTTATAGACTCAGAGGATGGAAATATGGTTCAGAATATAATTTTAATAGCACTCAAATCTGATAAAGAACCCGTTTTTAGTAGTATTGATCCAAAATTAAATGAATATCTAAAGCATATATGGAAAAATAATATTAGTACTGATATCCCAGTTTTGACAGATGATTTTGCACCAGTAGATTATTATATTAATAAAGTGCTTAAAAAATAA